Sequence from the Natranaerobius trueperi genome:
CAACTGAAACTCGAGTGGGCGCTATGTTAGGAAATAAACCAGGGGCAATTCATATCCATATGGGTGATGGGAAAAAACAGTTTAATCCTATTTTAGAAGTAGTTGAAAATAGTGATGTCCCGTTAAAACACTTTACACCAACCCATATTAATAGAAGTAAAAGAGTCTTTGATGAAGCTTTAGAGTTTGGAAAGCAAGGTGGTAACTTAGATATTACTTCAGGGATAAGTCCAGATGTAGGCTTTTCAGATGCGATAAAACCAAGTGAAGCAATTACTAAATTACTAGATGAGGGAATTTTATTAGAACAAATCACCGTTAGTTCAGATGGTAATGGCAGTATGCCAGACTTTGATGAAAATGGAAATTTAAGAGGGTTACTGGTTGCACCTGTTTCTTCTTTATATAAAGAGTTTAGAGATCTAACAGTAAAAGAAAATCTATCATTAGAAAAATCCTTCACAATTTTCACTAAAAATGTCGCTGATTTATTAGAGCTTCCTAAGAAAGGTAGAATAAGTGAGGGGTGTGATGCAGATATAATTCTTTTAGATGATAATTATGATTTAAAATATGTGATTTCTAGAGGAAATGTTATGATGGAGAATGGAGAAGTGATTAAGAAAGGAACCTTTGAATAAAAAATCATGCCCCCATAGATAGTAAAATGTACCCTAAAGAGTAGACACGAAAAGTCTATCAATTTCAGGGTACTTTTTTTTGTAGAATAGTAATTTCGGAAAAAATATTCCCAGGTGATAAAGGTGCTAAACAAGCAGGAAAGAGAAAACGTGAAGCAGCAGGAATAGTAATGCTTGACGATTTAGTGTCCAAAGATCACTTGGTCAGAAAAATAGATGAAACCATAGACTTTGATTTCATCTATGATTTAGTACAAGAATATTATTCAAAAGATAAAGGTCGTCCAAGCATAGATCCAGTATATTGATTAAAATGGTATTGGATTCAATATTTGTTTGGCATAAAATCAATGAGACAGACCATAAAAGAAATCGAAACCAATGTAGCGTACCGTTGGTTTTAGGTATTAGGTTATATGACACGAAACCTCACTTTTCAACTTTTGTAATAACTATGAACGTAGGTTTAGAGATACGAATGTTTTTTAGCAAATATTTACCGCATATTAAAAGAAGCAAGAGATCGAAGTTTTGATTCAGAAGTATTAATTGACTCAACGCGTGTTAAGCAAGTGTAAATAAAAAGAAATATATTGAACAGAAAGTTCGCACCGAAACCAGAGCATATCAGGAGAAGTAAACATCGATTATTTGCATACAACTGGCATGCTGCCATGTGATAGAAATGGCTTTGTACTAGTTAGTATTGTAGAAGCTGCAAATGTACATTACAGTCACGCGATTACGAACTTTCTTTTAGAACATGAAGTGAGTTCAGTAATGCCTTACAAACACCCTCAAACTCCGAAAGGATACTTTAGAAAACATGAGTACGTGTATGACGAGTACTATGATTGCTATATTTGTCCACAGGAACATATATTACATTACCAATAGAGAAGGTTACAGGGAGTATGCCTCTGATCCAAAAGTATGTTAAAATTGCCCTGATATAGATAAGTGTACCCAAAGTCTAACCAAAAAGAACTTAATAGCAAGACATATTTGGCAAGATGCTTTAGATGAAGCAGAACACCTAAGGCTACAGATTACACAAACAAATTTATGAAAAACGTAAGAATCCATTGAAAGAGTATTTGGTGATTTAAAAGAAAAGCATGATCTGCGATGGACTACACTTTGTGGGAAGGGGAAAGTGGCAGCGCAGGCGATGCTTGTTTTTGCTGCCATGAACCTGAAAAAGTTAGCGAACTGGTCCTCGAAAAAAAGAAGGGCAGTTCTTTTTTTATTTAAATTAAAAAGTTTAGAAAATAGTGTTTAGCATAGACTATATTAAAATCAGTGAAATTAGCTTTTTCTATAGTAAATAATTAAAATAATTTGTTATAATAATAAATAAAGTACTATATTAAGAGGTGATTTTGTGAGTGATATAATTAATCAATTGAAAAAAGGAATAGCAGAGGATAATATTAAAATTAATCATAGTTTAGCTTCATACACTACATTTAAAATTGGAGGTCCTGCAGATATTTTCTTAAGCCCTTCAAAAATCGAAGAAATTGAATGGGCACTAGAAGTAGCTAAAAAAGAAGATATTAATTATTACGTACTAGGAAATGGTTCTAATGTGCTTATAGATGATCAAGGTTTACGTGGAATGGTAATTTATTTAGGTGAAAACTATACAGATGTAAAAGTAAATGGTACTAATATTACAGCACAGAGTGGAGTTTCATTGAAAGAACTTAGTCTTTTAGCTTTAGAAAATAATTTGACTGGTCTAGAGTTCGCAGTGGGTATTCCTGGAACCCTTGGTGGAGGAGTTTACATGAACGCAGGGGCATATGGTGGACAGTTAGGCGATGCTATAGAAGAAGTTGTTTGTATAGTTCAAGGTAATATTAAAACTTATCAAAAAGATAGTATTGAATTTGGATATAGAAGCAGTACTTTTCAAAAAGAAGGAGCAGTAATTCTCGAAGGGGTCGTTTCTCTAGATAAAGATAAACATACAGAGATAAAAAAACTAATGGATGATTTTACACAGCGAAGAGAGGATAAGCAACCAGTTGAGATGGCTTCTGCAGGTTCGGTATTTAAACGTCCTGAAGGTTATTATGCTGGAAAACTTATTCAAGATAGTGGATTAAAGGGTCATAAAATTGGAGGAGCGCAAGTATCGACTAAACATTGTGGTTTTATAGTTAATATAGGTAATGCTTCTAGTAATGATGTAAAAAAAATGATTCAATATATCCAACAAACAGTTAAAGCAAAGTTTGGAGTCTCTTTAGAAAGAGAACTAAGATACTTAGGATAAAAAACAGTATTTTATCTACTAATGATAAGGTCATATAAGTAACAAATCAAGAATTTGGGTGATTAAATTAGCACTTTACATTTATAAGTAGTTTTTATATAGTAATTTGTACTAGGATTCACCTGTAATAGCGCTTCTCAAATATTAATTAGGAGGGTTGATCATGTTCGGTGGTAAGTTTGGCATGGGTGAACTAATAATTGTTTTGATTATAGCTTTAGTTATTTTTGGCCCTAGGAAACTTCCTGAACTTGGGAAAGCATTGGGTAAGGGACTAAAAGAATTTAGGGTAGCTACTAAAGAAATACAAGAGAGTGTTGAAGAAGTTGATAATGAGGTTAGAAACGCAACAGATGGAAAAGAAGAGACTGATAGTACTAAAAGCTAATTAGCAGTGGTTGGAGTGAAAATAAAGTGGGTGAAGATAATGACGAAAGAAGCTGGCAATATGACCTTTTTTCAGCATATAGGTGAATTAAGACAAAGGATAATTTGGACAATTTTAACTTTATTAGTAACTATGGCATTAGGGTTTACTGTTTCAGAACAAATTTTAGATTTTCTAATGGAGCCTGCTGAGAAGTTACATTATACTGAACCAGCTGAAGCTTTTTTAACACAGTTGAAAATTGCAATTGTAGCAGGTATTGTTATAGGTTCACCAGTGATTTTATATAATATTATTGCTTTCATTTTACCTGCACTTAACAAAAAAGAAAAACGATATTTGTTTATATCACTGCCATTTGCATTGATTTTATTTATAGTGGGAGTAAGTTTTGGTTATTTTATTATGCTACCAATTATCTATTCGTTTTTTATAGGTTTTGCTAGGGAAGGGACAGTCAAACCAATTATAACTTTAAGAAGTTATGTTTCTTTTGTACTAGGGTTACTTATACCCTTTGGTTTAGTATTTCAGCTCCCTATGGTTTCATTAATATTATCACAATTAGATGTTATAAATCCTAATTTTTTGAAGATTAATAGAAAAATTGTCCTATTTGTTATAGTTCTTGTAGCGGCTTTTTTAACACCACCTGATGTAATTTCACAAGCTTTAATGATAGTTCCTTTAGTTCTGCTTTTCGAGCTAAGTATATTAGTATCTAGTATTGTGTTTAAAAGGAAGAGTAAATGATAATATAAGCTTTAATTTGTGCTTAAGCCTAGAATTTGTTATGTTTCTAGGCTTTCAATTAACATGTTGGAAAATTACAAAAACACGAACATTTGTGAAGTTGTTAACGAAGTGTTATTATATAAAAGGTTTACTTATTGATTAAAAATAGGGGGAGACTGTCATGAGAAAATTTGAAACAGAAGTTCAAAAAATCAATCACGAAATTATGAGTGAACTAACCAAACTTGTTCTTGAGAATAAGTTATTAGATGAAATTAACGGCTTACCACAAAAAATTATATCAGGAAATAAAGCACGCTATCGATGCTGTGTTTACAAAGAACGAGCTATTATCACAGAGAGAGTTAGACTTGATATGGGACTTAGTCCAAACAATGACAAAGATAATACCTTTTTAAAGGATGATTATGAAAAAGCTGATCATAGGGTAGATAAGCCTGTTGTACAAGCTATGGATAAAGCTTGTGATGAATGCCCTATTAATCGGTTTACAGTAACTGAAGCTTGTCGAGGTTGTGTAGCTCACTATTGTTTAGAAAGTTGTCCAGTAGATGCAATCAGTTTAATTAACCGGCAAGCTTTTATCAATCAAGATAAATGTATTGAATGTGGGAAGTGTAAAAAGGCTTGTCCTTACAATGCTATTTCTGATGTAAGACGTCCATGTAGTACAGTTTGTGTTGTTGATGCTGTTAAAGTAAATAGTGATAGAAAGATTCATATAGAACAGGATCAATGTCTTAGCTGCGGGGCTTGTATTGATGGGTGTCCTTTTGGTGCCATAGCTTCTAAGTCAAATATTATATCATTTTTAGAAGATACTGCTGGAGGAGATAAAATTCATGCTATTATTGCACCATCTATAGTTGGACAATTTGGCCCTAAAGTAGAAGTTTCTCAAATATTTGAAGCTCTCAAAGATTTAGGAATGGACTCAGTACATGAGGCTGCTAAGGGGGCAGATATTGTAGCTTATCATGAGGCTAAAGAATTCAATTCATATATAGATGAACTAAAATTTATGATGAGTTCTTGCTGTCCTGTATTTGTTAATTTAGTTAAAAAGTTCTACCCAGAGTTAGCTAGTCATTTATCTACTACTGTTTCTCCTATGGTTGCTTTAGGGCGTAAATTTAGAAAAGAATATCCAGAAGATAAAATTGTTTTTATTGGTCCGTGTATAGCTAAGAAAGATGAAGCCGTTGAAAGAGAGTTACAAGATGCTATAGATTATGTATTAACATTTGAAGAGATTTGTGCTGTTTTTGAAGGGGCTGGTATAAATCCGTCTGACTATGATATAGAAAAAGATGATACTGTTGTAAGTCGTCTTGGAAGAAACTTTGCTAAGAGCGGTGGTGTTGGAGAAGCTGTAAAAAGTACTGTAACAGAGTTAGACCCTAGTCGAGAAGTGAGAATAACTAGATGTAATGGTTTAGAAGAGTGTAAAAAAGTATTAGATTCTATAAAGAAGGGTGGTACAGATTTTAATTTTATCGAAGGTATGGGGTGTCAAGAAGGATGTATAGGAGGTCCTGGAAATTTAGTAAGGCCTCATAAATTAAAAAACATGTTAAAAAAATTCGGTGAAGAATCATCTTACAATAGTGTAGTTTCAGTTCAAGAAAATGAAATGGATCTGAAGTTAACTAGATCACATAAAGAGTAGGATGTTTATGTTGGTATTAGAGTTTTAGTGTAGTACAGGGTTGTCTCAAAAGTGTAATTTTTGGGACAACCCTGATTCGTGTTTGCCCTGCATGGGCGGTAGCTAGGCAGTGAAAGTCCGCTACAGGCTTGGTGGTAGGAACTGTTAGCAGATGGCAAGGGCGTCCATCGTGAGGTGGAGTCTGCAGGAAGCCTAATACAAAATCTCGGTCTGACGAACAGATGTACATGTTAACTTAAAAGTACCCCACCATTTCAGTTGAAAAATCCCCCACTTTAGAATAGAATCCCCTTGTATGTTATTTAATCTAAAGGGGGTTCGAGGGAGGATGATAACATTGAAAGATAAACAAACAATAATTTTAAAACATTACCATGATGGCAAATCACAAAGGGCAATTCATCGAGAGACTGAGATTGATAGAAAAACAGTCAGGAAATACATTAAAGAAGAATACTATGCAAATAGAGCTGAACTATTAAATGGGAAAAACCGAAGTGAGGAATTAGTACAAAATATAGTGGAAAACCAAAATATGATACTAGCAACCGTAGTAAAGTAAAATTAACCGATGAAGTATTAGATCAAATTAAGTACCATCTTCAAGAAAATTCTTGTAAAAGTTTTTTGAACTGTTGATAAATACACCAAAAAAGCACTCAGGATACTCTGGAAAAATTCTGTCTAAGATAGCTAGCACTTTGTTTTTCAAATCGCCAACACTTCTAACAAGATTAAACGGTGTCTGGAAAGAGTTTGAAGCTTCATAACAGTTTCAGACGCTAGCTCTGACTGTGGTAGTCGTCCAAAGCGTGCCATATCAGCTAAGATAAAAGCATCTTTTAGATCTGTTTTCGTTTGGAAAAACATGACTAAGATACCTCTCTTCTACAAAATATTGACAGGGCCAGTACTCAGCACCTCACAAGTCTCGACCTTGCTTGTTACTCGAGGCATACAGCAAGCTGCATCCACAACGTGCTCATTCGAGAAATCTTATGAGGGCGGGGGCTCCTATCTCTATACCAGGACAGATTGACTTCCCATGGAGGAAACTCGAAGCCCCTGCCTCATTGGAGATATGAGCTATTCAAAGCTAATATCTCCATGTGGTTGTCAAAGATCAGTGAATTCTTGACTAACAATAGTGCCGTCGGAAATCTAACTATATTGTACAAGGAGGGAATTATGATAGATCCAGAAAAAGCTTATAAAAAAATATTAGAAAATACAAGTAGAACTGTTGAATTAAAACCTTGTTCATTAACAGATTCAATTGGAAAAATTCTAGGTGAAGATGTTTTTGCTACTGAAAACATACCACCATTTGATAAATCGACTTTTGATGGGTTTGCATTTGCATCTAAAAAAACAAAAAATGCTTCAGCTGAAAAGCCAATAACATTCGAAGTAGCGACACAAATCCCTGCTGGAGAAACAATAATTAAAAACAAGTATGGTAAATTAGAAGGAAAAGCTGTTCGTATAATGACAGGTGCTCCATTACCAGAGGGGTTTGATTGTGTGATTCCTTTTGAAAAAGTAGAGGGTTATAATGATAAAATTGTGTTAAAAATACCACTTTTTTATAAAGAGAATGTTTCATCTAAAGGTGAGGAAATTAAAAAGGGTGAAAAAGTTCTAGAAGCAGGTACTAAGATATCGCCTTTTCATATTGGGGTATTGTCTTCTTTAGGTTTTAGGGAAATTAAAATTAAGAAAGCCCCTACAATTGGAATAATAACTACAGGAAATGAATTAGTAGAAGTAGAAAAAACATTGGAAAAGGGTAAGATTAGAAATAGTAATAAATATTATCTTTTATCTTACTTACAAAGTATTGGTTATA
This genomic interval carries:
- the iadA gene encoding beta-aspartyl-peptidase → MLLIKNVSLFSPEYVGKRDILIGEEKVLKISDEINLPGKWDVEVIDGSSLSAGPGLIDQHVHLIGGGGEGGPETRTPEVNLSQFVEGGITTAIGLLGTDGYTRQLESLLMKVKGLRTEGLSAWMFVGSYQIPTPTLTGKVTTDIAQYEEILGVGEIAISDHRSSSPTVQELIKLATETRVGAMLGNKPGAIHIHMGDGKKQFNPILEVVENSDVPLKHFTPTHINRSKRVFDEALEFGKQGGNLDITSGISPDVGFSDAIKPSEAITKLLDEGILLEQITVSSDGNGSMPDFDENGNLRGLLVAPVSSLYKEFRDLTVKENLSLEKSFTIFTKNVADLLELPKKGRISEGCDADIILLDDNYDLKYVISRGNVMMENGEVIKKGTFE
- the murB gene encoding UDP-N-acetylmuramate dehydrogenase, giving the protein MSDIINQLKKGIAEDNIKINHSLASYTTFKIGGPADIFLSPSKIEEIEWALEVAKKEDINYYVLGNGSNVLIDDQGLRGMVIYLGENYTDVKVNGTNITAQSGVSLKELSLLALENNLTGLEFAVGIPGTLGGGVYMNAGAYGGQLGDAIEEVVCIVQGNIKTYQKDSIEFGYRSSTFQKEGAVILEGVVSLDKDKHTEIKKLMDDFTQRREDKQPVEMASAGSVFKRPEGYYAGKLIQDSGLKGHKIGGAQVSTKHCGFIVNIGNASSNDVKKMIQYIQQTVKAKFGVSLERELRYLG
- the tatA gene encoding twin-arginine translocase TatA/TatE family subunit; amino-acid sequence: MFGGKFGMGELIIVLIIALVIFGPRKLPELGKALGKGLKEFRVATKEIQESVEEVDNEVRNATDGKEETDSTKS
- the tatC gene encoding twin-arginine translocase subunit TatC, which codes for MTKEAGNMTFFQHIGELRQRIIWTILTLLVTMALGFTVSEQILDFLMEPAEKLHYTEPAEAFLTQLKIAIVAGIVIGSPVILYNIIAFILPALNKKEKRYLFISLPFALILFIVGVSFGYFIMLPIIYSFFIGFAREGTVKPIITLRSYVSFVLGLLIPFGLVFQLPMVSLILSQLDVINPNFLKINRKIVLFVIVLVAAFLTPPDVISQALMIVPLVLLFELSILVSSIVFKRKSK
- a CDS encoding 4Fe-4S dicluster domain-containing protein, giving the protein MRKFETEVQKINHEIMSELTKLVLENKLLDEINGLPQKIISGNKARYRCCVYKERAIITERVRLDMGLSPNNDKDNTFLKDDYEKADHRVDKPVVQAMDKACDECPINRFTVTEACRGCVAHYCLESCPVDAISLINRQAFINQDKCIECGKCKKACPYNAISDVRRPCSTVCVVDAVKVNSDRKIHIEQDQCLSCGACIDGCPFGAIASKSNIISFLEDTAGGDKIHAIIAPSIVGQFGPKVEVSQIFEALKDLGMDSVHEAAKGADIVAYHEAKEFNSYIDELKFMMSSCCPVFVNLVKKFYPELASHLSTTVSPMVALGRKFRKEYPEDKIVFIGPCIAKKDEAVERELQDAIDYVLTFEEICAVFEGAGINPSDYDIEKDDTVVSRLGRNFAKSGGVGEAVKSTVTELDPSREVRITRCNGLEECKKVLDSIKKGGTDFNFIEGMGCQEGCIGGPGNLVRPHKLKNMLKKFGEESSYNSVVSVQENEMDLKLTRSHKE
- a CDS encoding molybdopterin molybdotransferase MoeA encodes the protein MIDPEKAYKKILENTSRTVELKPCSLTDSIGKILGEDVFATENIPPFDKSTFDGFAFASKKTKNASAEKPITFEVATQIPAGETIIKNKYGKLEGKAVRIMTGAPLPEGFDCVIPFEKVEGYNDKIVLKIPLFYKENVSSKGEEIKKGEKVLEAGTKISPFHIGVLSSLGFREIKIKKAPTIGIITTGNELVEVEKTLEKGKIRNSNKYYLLSYLQSIGYKTLFYGNVHDSLDDLKQKFHKALTKVDFLITTGGVSVGDYDLVPRALKEIGATQIFWRVNMKPGKFMHFSIFNNVPIFSLSGNPAAMTTSFKTMVEKPLLKSNGYSNIGNELMSESVSAFLKQSLKKNSCSHWRLIRARRWIEDGKLYCKPVEKDKTGISSTIIGANGIIVIPPYSSPVKENDLVDFLSFNELKEEF